TTTGATCTACATTTATTTGTAGAACAAGCTTGTGTTGTCTTGTTTACAGTGCCAAAGTTGTTATTGTGTTAAAAATAAATGGCAATATATTTTTTGCATTACATTTTTAACTGTTTTTTATGCAGGCGACATTATGATGTTTAGTGTTGATTAAATGGTTGAACAATTATGGTGTGTGGTGTTTCAATGTTGCTGTCCTGTACTTTTCCTCAACACATCCCCCAACATCCGGGCTGTTCACCCTGCTAACATCTAAAAggcagagacagtacaggtgcatcaaagctgggacagattgactgaaaaacagcttagcCGGCCTCTGCCCAGTactctgccctgaaccttagacacGGTCACTAAACGGCTACCATCCGGCACACAACCCTGTACCTTAGAGACTGCAgccctatgtacagtacatagtaattgaacactggtcacttaatgtttacatactgttttacctacttcacatgtatatactgtattctacacacATTTTCAATTAACATAATGTCTATACGCACCATTCTCATACATgcagtatatacactgctcaaaaaaataaagggaacactaaaataacacatcctagatctgaatgaatgaaatattcttattaaatacttttctctatacatagttgaatgtgctgacatcaaaatcacacaaaaattatcaatggaaatcaaatttatcaacccatggaggtctggatttggagtcacactcaaaattaaagtggaaaaccacactacaggctgatccaactttgatgtaatgtccttaaaacaagtcaaaatgaggctcagtagtgtgtgtggcctccacgtgcctgtatgacctccctacaacgcctgggcatgctcctgatgaggtgtcggatggtctcctgagggatctcctcccagacctggactaaagcatccgccaactcctggacagtctgtggtgcaacgccacgtggatggagcgagacatgatgtcccagatgtgctcaattggattcaggtctggggaacgggcgggccagtccatagcatcaatgccttcctcttgcaggaactgctgaccaGTATATTTTGTCATGAGGTTTTGCACTGTGTATTTAAATACTCTGTTCTTGACATAGCTCATTCTATCATTTCTACAATTGTACACTGCCTCGTAgttacactgtatatacacaccacaTGTTAATTTATATACTGGAGTCTTGACATAGCTCACTCTAATATAGCACTGCTGTACTGGTGTAGATAAATATAGATTGCATTTAGATTACTGTTACATTGCTATTTGGGTTAATTGGATTCGTTCAGACATTTTAAGATGTTCATTgttattattttaaatatttgTGTACCcatttgacattttactgcattgttagtaACTAGTAACAAACATTTTGCTTcacccgctataacatctgcttAACTACGTATGCGatcaataaagtttgatttgatagcaTGTCCCTCCAGGGAACATGCAGTACTCAACATTCTAACCACTTGCTTTATTCtgctttttatttcacctttatttaaccaggtaggccagttgagaacaagttctcatttacagctgcgaccTAGGCCCTCCCACTGAATTTTAACATACTCAGTATCCCACACAGTGGGATGCTCAGACTCCCTCAAGGTAATTAATAGTTTGGTCTAGATCCTAAGTGATATTTTGGTTCTGATTATTATCACAACAATCATTATGGGTACTCCAGCATCCCATGATGTCATTAATGAGCCATAGGTGATCTCTGTTTCAGGACACCTGATTGGCCATCAGGCATTTGATGATATGACCTTTTCAATCTCAATCTAAACTGGCATACAAGGACAGGAAACACTCTGGAGCCACACCTCACCATCTGCTATGCCTCTTCTCTTGACAGTCAGCGCCTTAATCCCCCTCTTCTCACAGACAAAGGAAAGGCATCAGGGAGAAGATGGTGACTGTTGAGATGCACTCACAATGCCCAGACACTTTGTCTAGTAGATGGCTAGGCCAGGTTTCAGGGGTTGATACAGTATTTGATGGGGCTTCCCCTACTGTTTATGTAATTGGGTAACATGTCCACGTCAACATAAGGGGTTTATGACAAAAGAAATGCTATTTTGGATATGTTGAATATGACCATTTATTAGAAAATATAGCATCCTGAGAAACGCTACAAATCAGTCAACCCAGTTTCTATTAAACCAAGAAAAACAAAACCATTCATTTGTTCAGTCACCAACTCACTTCTAAAACCCCTGAACAAGTAGAAGTTGATTAAAATAGCAATAAATACAAATTaccaaacatttgtaaaaaagttGCCGTTTCAGTGTTACTGGTAAAGCAGGAAAGCCTGGAGTCTGTAAGGGAGGAAGAGGGCTGATGTTCTGTCCAGACGAGTCTGTCCCAAACTCCTCCGAATGCAGAACCGACACAGCTGAGAAAGAGTGCAGGGAcctggggagaaagaggtgaggcaGTAAGGAGGTAGAACAAAGGGGAAGGAGATATGTTGATAGCCTTCCATCAGTAGACATGCACTAatagcccactgggcacagatgtaaATTCCacatctattccatgttggttcaagtTAACTTCATTGAAATGAAGTGGGAACAACATTGATTAAAACATTGTGCTCCCAGTGGGACGTTTGGGTAGAGTCATGTATGCGTGGATGTGCGTTTGAATGCATTAATAAAACAAGTATTTTCACCTCTTTTCTGTATTGTAGTTCTGACTGTACTGTCGCAAGCTGCCAGCTCCAGAGGAGTCTTCCCGTCTGAATTCCTACAACTCCCATCAGCCCCGTAGTCCATCAGAAGCTCCACCACCCTGACTTCTCCCCCTAGCACTGCAGCATGTAATGGTGTGTCATGACCACACCCACCCTGGACATCAACACCTGATTGCAGCAGTCTCTCCACACAGTCGGTGGCCTGGGCCAGACAGGCTGTGTACAAAGGGGTTCCCACACCAGGCAGCTCCAGGTCTATGTGGAATCCATGGGACAGCAACACCTCTAGACACTCCCTGTGACCTGGGGAGGGAAACAACTTTTACTGAGTAAAATGTTTACCATTATGCTGCATGAAATGGTCATTCTGAGTCACTGCACATAAAATAAATCCACATGCACACTTACCTCTCTTTGCAGCCTGGTGGATGGGTGATGCCAGGTGATGGACAGCATGGGTGTTGGGGCTGTACTGTAGAATCAGTCTGACACAGGCGACACTCCCACTGCTGCAGGCATTGAAGAGGGGTGTGGCTCCATCAGTCGATACCATCTCCacctgcagacacacagagagcaatCACATGAAGCGGCTTTAGGTTAGACGCTACCTATATTGGTAAAAATAATCATTTATCACCTGTGATTATTCATAGTTTGAGCGAGAGAAAAAATGGTGTCCTTACATTGGCCCCGTTCTCAAGTAGGAACGTGGTGCAGGCGTAATGTCCTCCGAGGCAGGCCTCGTGGAGGGGAGAGACCCTGTCCATTGTCAGCATGTCCACAGGAAACCCCTGAGAGCGGAGAAGATGGAGGACTTCATGtctatgtgatgtgtgtgttttgtttagtGTCAGTATGTCATTTTTATGGCAGCTTTATTACTGTAAGACATGGTTTTGACTGTCTACCTGTGAGACCAGAGTCTTCAGGATCAGGAGTCTACCCTGGTAGGCGGCATCGTGAAGAGGAGTCCTGTCTGACCACAAGTctgtggaaacacacacacaaaaccattcATACTGTAGCCTGTACAAACACAGCCAATCAACCTCCTGGACCTCCGAGACACTGAAGCCCAGTTCCTGCCCCGGTATCACAGAAAACACTTCCTGGGAGAACTAAACAACCACACtgacttcctccctctctcccccaaacTGGTTGTACTAACAGGCTCATCTCATCAACAGAAGTAAATGAATATGCATCAGACAAAGCTGTTGGAACAGCCAGGAGAGGTCATGTGCAAATGAGAGGCACTGTAAGGGAAATGAGAGGCACTGTAAGGGAAATGAGAGGCACTGTAAGGGAAATGAGAGGCACTGTAAGGGAAATGAGAGGCACTGTAAGGGAAATGAGAGGCACCGTAAGGGAAATGAGAGGCACCGTAAGGGAAATGAGAGGCACTGTAAGGGAAATGAGAGGCACTGTAAGGGAAATGAGAGGCACTGTAAGGGAAATGTAGTCTCACATACTCAAGTACTACCAGTGGTGTAAATACTTAAGTacttcagttttttttgttgagttcagactctttactcagtactttgttgaagcacctttggcagcgattaaagtgttgagtcttcttgggtatgacgctacaagcttggcacacctttgtttggagagtttctcccattcttctttgcagatcctctcaagctctgtcaggttgaatgggaagcgtcgctgcacagctattttcaggtctctccagaaatgtttgatcgatcgggttcaagtccgggatctggccactcagagacgtgtcccgacgcccctcctgcgttgtcttggctgtgtgcatagggttgttgtcctgttggaaggttaacctttgccccagtctgaggccctgagcactccggaggtttcatcaaggatctcactgtactttgctccgttcatctttgcctcgatcctgactagtctcccagtccctgcagttGAAAAACATTGCAACAGCCTGATGCTGCCATCCCCCTGCTTCACCATTAAGGACCGATTGGTGGAGTGcggcagagatgattgtccttctggaaggttctcccatctccacagagaactCTGAGTGACCatctgggttcttggtcacctccttaaccaagtcccttctccccagattgctcagtttgtcttgatggttccaaacttctttcatttaactacgatggaggccactgtgttcgttgggatcttcaatgctgccaacatttttagtacccttccccagatctgtgcctgaacacaatcctgtctcagcgctctacagacaattccttcaacctcatggcttggttctttctgacatgcacagtcaactgtgggacgttatatagacaggtgtttgcctttccaaatcacatccaatcaattgaatttaccacaggtggcctccaatcaggttgtagaaacatctcaaggatgatcaatggaaaaaggatgaacctgagctcagtttcgtgtctcatagcaaagggtctgaatacttctgtaaataaggtatgtttttttatatttagtacatttgcaaaaatttgctttgtcattatggggtgttgtgtgtaagattgctgaggaaatatgtttatttaacccattttagaataccgctgtagcataacaaaatgtgggaaaagttggGGGGAAAATAGAGAAGAATGTAGTAGCGACTGTTGTCAATAAAGAGGCTTCCGAATGGCGCAGGCGCCCTCGATGACTCGACAACTAGTTTTTGAGATTGACTTGATTCTGTCGCGAACTCACATATATCGAGTGCTCAACGTGTTTGGTCTGAGATTAAGTGAATGTTTCCGGCCATCGCTAAGGCACGGT
The genomic region above belongs to Oncorhynchus mykiss isolate Arlee chromosome 3, USDA_OmykA_1.1, whole genome shotgun sequence and contains:
- the asb11 gene encoding ankyrin repeat and SOCS box protein 11, with the protein product MAGVQTEIALCSRPWRGPFHIYGGLACNSLMADLWSDRTPLHDAAYQGRLLILKTLVSQGFPVDMLTMDRVSPLHEACLGGHYACTTFLLENGANVEMVSTDGATPLFNACSSGSVACVRLILQYSPNTHAVHHLASPIHQAAKRGHRECLEVLLSHGFHIDLELPGVGTPLYTACLAQATDCVERLLQSGVDVQGGCGHDTPLHAAVLGGEVRVVELLMDYGADGSCRNSDGKTPLELAACDSTVRTTIQKRGPCTLSQLCRFCIRRSLGQTRLDRTSALFLPYRLQAFLLYQ